The Vibrio orientalis CIP 102891 = ATCC 33934 genome segment ATATCTATGCCATCTAACTCGTAGTATTACTACTACGCAAACTTGTCCCAATCCACTATCTATAAAAGAAAAGGGATTTGGTTGCGGGGGCCGGATTTGAACCGACGACCTTCGGGTTATGAGCCCGACGAGCTACCAAGCTGCTCCACCCCGCGTCCGACTTGTCGAGCATTATACGCTCTCCAAGGTGTTTTACAAGTTTGTAAATCAATGGTGCCGAGAGAGGGACTCGAACCCTCACACCTAAGGCACTAGCACCTCATGCTAGCGTGTCTACCAATTTCACCATCTCGGCAGCTAAATCTATCTAAAAGCTAGAATAGCTTATTGAGGAATTTCGTCGCCTTGAGGGGCTGGAATTTCACTCGCATCATCAGCTTGCTGGATAACCTGACCTTGAGTCGGGTCTACCCACTGTGACTCAGTCTTATGTGTAGACATATTACCAAGCACTAAGCTAAGGATGAAAAATACTGTTGCAAAAATTGCAGTCATTCGGGTTAGGAAGTTACCTGAGCCGCTTGCGCCAAACACTGTGTTTGATGCGCCAGCACCGAATGAGGCTCCCATATCTGCGCCTTTACCTTGTTGAATCAACACTAGGCCGATTACACCAACCGCTGCCAACAGGTAAATCACAAGTAGAACTGTAAACATGATTTCCACCTATGTTCCAAATTGTTGAGCCAGCGCCGCTCGAAAACGCATTTTATCGTGTTTTTGAACAAGGCTAGCGACCTCCTTATCGAAGGCCGAGCAATACTAGCGAAACACGATTACGCTGACAAGTAGATTTTTTCAAAAAAGCACGCACTTAGACTTAAGCGGTCAAAAAAAGGACAAAAGTATAACTTTTCTTTCGCTCCTCTTTTATTGCGCGCTAAATTTCTAAAAATTCAGGACTATACTCAATCAAGCCTGAGTGGCCATCCAGTTCACCATCAGCGAGTGCCACAGCTTGGAATGCCCCTTCTGGTACTTCCCATTGGCAATGCATATTGAACTTAGCGCTACTCTCAAAACCAAAACGGCCATAATAAGCAGGATCACCCAGTACCACACAAGCTGGGTAGCCAAACTCCAGTAAAGAAGCAAAGCCCTCTTTGACTAATTCGGCAGCAATGCCTTGGTTACGATAATCTTGATGTACAGCTAAAGGGGCTAAACCTTGCCAATTAAGATCGCTACCTGCAATCGTTACTGGACTAAACAGCACATAACCTATAACTTCACCTTCATCGCTACAAGCAACTAGGGAAAGTGTACGGCGGCCGTTTTCTCTCAGCTTCATCACTAAGTTAGCTTCAGCCTCAGTCTCAAATATAGACTTCAGTAATCTATCGATAGCCAGGATATCTGCTGGCGCTTCAGTTCGAATAAGCATTTACAACCTCTTTTTGTGTTGTAGGCGATTGTAAGCCCTTTTGCACAAAATCGGCTAGTTGATTTAGAAGAGTTTGTAATGCTTTTGGTAAAGATTCGAGATCAACACTGTCCATTAGGTTTTTAACTTCAAGCCCTAGCTCAGTATCACCTTCGATTTTTAGACGACGTTGGAAAAACAAAGTGTCTGGATCTTCTTTGCGCCCGGCAATCAAAACAAGGTCATTGAGGTTACCACTGAACAGCACATCCTCTTTGACTTCGTGATCTGCCACGACAATTTGCTCATTTTCATAGCTAATCAACCAACTTAGCTGCATATCTTTTACTTCTACTTTTAGCCACTTATCTTCAAGAAACTCAAAGTCTCCGTCTTCTAACGCTTCTTTAAACACAGTTTTTAGCCCTTCAAGCAAGGCTTTTTTTTGTACAGTTTGAGGCAATAAGTGGACTGGAGATCGCAAAATTGATGCGGCATTTTGAACTAGTTGGGTGCGAATCTTGTTAATCACGCGAATTATCCGTTACTTTGTTAGCTAAGTCCCCCATCATAGAGTATGTTTTACTGCCAATTCCTGTTATTTATCAAAAAATAGGTGCTCTGGTTTAACTCTTTAAACTAGGCGCTAGGACAGTTATAGTAATTACATCACTCAGGTTCACTTATACTGTGAATATATTGCTCGTCGGAGAGTCGGAACAAACTTGATGCTATCGCAACAATTACAGCACTGGTTTACAAAAATAACGGCCAATAGTCCGTTTTTTTTCGCCATTCTGGATAACCAGCATAATTATGCGATGGTTAACGGGCGCTATTGTGATATTGCAGGTTTAACCTCAACCGAATTGGTCGGCATGAATGACAGCCAGATCATGGGCCAACAGTTCTATGACCATTTAAAGCCTTACTATGCGAGGGCCTTTAAAGGTGAATCCATAGAAGCAGAAATGACGATTGGCGATCTGGGTCTTGAGACGAGTCTTCATTTCAATCTCTCGCCAATCGACAGTGACGGCAAAATTGAGCATGTCATTTTTCATGCGCTCGATACCTCAGAAAAGCAAATCTTAGTCCGCTCATTAGAAGAATCTGAAGGTAAATTCTCTACCCTGACATCTTTACTGCCAGAGGGCATTTTCCTTCTCGAAGGTGACTGTATCATCTCAGCCAATCCAGCAGCACTGCGCTTACTTGGCTTTGAGTCAATGCAAGATATTCTTGGAGAGAGCTTATCGAGACTTTTCGTCGATGAAAAAACTAAAACGGTTTTTTCAGACAGTTTCATCGAACAATTGAGTGAAACACCGTTAACTTGTCTAACAGGGCCTCGCTGCGGCTTTGAGCGCAAAGTACAATTGCTCGCCGACTCTACTATGGTCTTGGGCAGCGATTCGCAACTGGTGCTGATTCAAGATGCAGAATCAGGCCAAGTAACGTTATCAAGCTCGCAGCACGAAGATGCCCACTTAGATTCACTAACTGGACTGTATAATCGTTTCGGTTTTACCAAGCGACTAGAGCAGCTGATTCACAACGAAACGCCGCTCATCATGCTTTATCTTGATATCGATAACTTCAAAAACATTAATGACTCTTTAGGCCACCATATTGGCGACAAAGTCATTAAAGAAGTCTCTTCTCGTCTTAAGCGTCTTTTACCACAGCAAGCGGTGTTAGGGCATTTAGGAGGTGATGAGTTTGGAATTATCCTACCTGAACCTGACAACAACCGTATGGTCGAAATGTTGTCAGAGCGCATTATCTCTTTGATCAATCAGCCTTTTGATCTCCACCACTTCAGTAAGCGACTCGCTTGTTCGATTGGTAGTGTCGCCTACCCTGGCGATGGCAACGATGCACGTATTCTGCTGCAAAATGCAGACACCGCGATGTATGAAGCGAAAGATCGTGGCCGTAACCGTCTGATCAAGTTCAATGATCAAATGAACAAAGAAGCGCGAATGCGTCTATGGCTAGAGATCGAACTGCAAAAAGCACTGCAACAAAATGGTTTGGAGGTTTGGTATCAACCTAAAGTCAATGCACGCGACTTTAGTATCAATGGCGCCGAGGCGTTGATCCGCTGGAAACACCCTGTTGAAGGCTATATTAGTCCTGGTGCATTTATCCCTGTCGCAGAACGCGCGGGCCTTATCGAACATTTAGGCCGAGTGGTTATGCGTGATGTATTTGCAACAGTTAAACGCTGGAAGCTACAGGGAATCCTGCCCGGCCGCGTTGCGATCAACTTGTCACCAGAACAGTTTGGTAACCCTAAACTGATCGACTATATGGAAAAGTTACTGCGTACCACTGAGCTTGATCCTAGCTGTATTACCTTTGAGCTTACCGAAAGTGCCGTGATGAGTGACAGTGAACACACACTGCAAATGCTCAATGCAATCAAGAGACTTGGTTTTGCCCTATCGATTGATGATTTTGGTACGGGTTACTCATCTCTCTCTTACCTAGCACGCTTCCCAATTGATGAGCTAAAAATTGACCGCGCTTTCATCTCTGATATTGATACGCTGCCGAAGCAGATCACCGTGATTGAAAACATCATCAACCTCGGTAAGTCTCTTAACTTAACCGTTGTTGCTGAAGGGGTTGAAACTCAACAGCAGGCAACCCTATTATCCAACCTCAACTGTAACTCCATTCAGGGCTTCCACTTCTACCGCCCTCAACCACGACAAGAAGTTGAAGAGCTGTTTGCACAAAACCGTCGCCACAAAAACTAACTCTAAGTGATTATTTAACTTAGAAACTCACTCAAACCTGCCTTACATCAAATTTGCCATTCACAATTCTTCATAAAATGCTCAACAATTTTAGAAGAACACAGTCTTGGTAGAGCAATGGAACTCCTATGCCCAGCAGGTAATCTACCTGCATTAAAAACTGCAATTGATTGTGGCGCAGATGCGGTCTACATCGGTTTTAAAGATGACACCAATGCGCGACATTTTGCGGGTTTGAATTTCACTGGTAAAAAACTCGAAAAAGCGGTGCAGTATGTTCATGACAACAAGAAAAAGATTCATGTTGCGTTGAACACCTTTGCTCACCCTAATGGGTTTGAACGTTGGACTGAGGCGGTTGACCGTGCTGCCCATAGTGGGGTTGATGCGCTGATTGTCGCAGACATTGCCGTACTGGAGTATGCCGCACGTAAATACCCTGAACTTGAGCTTCACCTCTCCGTTCAAGCATCCGCGACCAACGTTGCTGCTATCGATTTCTATAAAAACAACTTCAACGTTAAGCGTGTTGTTTTACCGCGCGTATTGTCTATCCATCAGGTGAAACAGCTGTCACGCAATATCACCAGTGATGTTGAACTTGAAGTGTTTGCCTTTGGCAGCCTATGTATTATGTCGGAAGGCCGCTGTTACCTTTCTTCATACATGACTGGGGAATCACCAAATACGGTTGGTGCTTGCTCACCAGCAAAATATGTTCGCTGGCAAGAGACAGATAACGGTTTGGAGTCACGCCTCAATGATATTCTTATCGACCGTTACAGCGATGGTGAAAACGCAGGCTACCCAACATTGTGTAAAGGGCGCTTCGTCACCGAACTCGACAATCAGAGCAAGGCTTACCACGCGCTGGAAGAGCCAACCAGTTTAAATACTTTATCCATGCTACCGGATTTATTTGCCGCTAATGTTGCTTCGGTGAAGATTGAAGGTCGTCAGCGTAGCCCTGCTTATGTGGAGCAAGTGACACGTACATGGCGCGCAGCGATCGACCGCTACCTAGCCAACCCAGAAGGCTACCATGTTGAACCTGCTTGGGATGCTGCTCTCGCAAATGTCTCAGAAGGCACACAAACCACGCTTGGTGCTTACCACCGTAAATGGCAGTAGAGAACAGAATGGAAAACAACATGAAATATGCACTAGGCCCACTGCTTTATTTTTGGCCGAAGCAGGACGTCGAAGACTTTTACAACCAAGCCAAAAATAGCTCTGCCGATATCATTTATCTAGGTGAAAGTGTCTGTTCAAAACGCAGAGAGATGAAGCCTGGCCACTGGTTTGAGATTGCTAAAGAACTCAGCAGTGCAGGAAAGCAAGTTGTCCTCTCAACAATGGCATTACTGGAAGCGCCAAGCGAAGTCAACGTGATGAAGAAATACATCAACAACGGTGACTTCGCGATTGAGGCAAACGATGTGTCGGCGATTCAATTAGCCTATGAGCATAAAGTACCTTTCGTCGTTGGCCCTGCGATCAATACCTACAATGCGCATACGCTAAATCTATTCTTGAAACAGGGAATGACCCGCTGGTGTATGCCGGTTGAACTGTCACGTGAGTGGCTGGGTAATGTGCTCAACCAATGTGATGAGTTAGGGATCAAGAATAAGTTTGAAGTGGAAGTGTTTAGCCACGGCTATCTGCCGCTAGCCTACTCTGCTCGCTGCTTTACTGCTCGTGCTGAGAATAAGGCTAAAGATGATTGTGAGACTTGTTGTATTAAATACCCGACTGGTATTCAAGTAAGCAGCCAAGAAGGCCAAGAGGTATTTAACCTTAACGGTATTCAGACTCAATCTGGCTATTGCTATAACCTGATCAACGATTTACCAAGCATGAATGGTTTAGTGGATGTGGTACGCCTTAGCCCTCTAGGTATCGATACCTTCTCTCAGATGGATAAGTTCCGTGCCAATGAACAAGGTCAGAGCCCTGCCACCATCGAAAGTCGTCAATGTAATGGCTATTGGCACCAGCTTGCTGGCCTAGAAATAAAAAACATCTAACGAATGCTAAAACATAGAAAAGGGCTCTAATGAGCCCTTTCTTTTTATGCGATGGCTTGTTCCGCCGGCTTATTTTCAAAGCGTCGTATATCCTTCATCAACATAAAGATAACGACTGCGCTGAGAGCAATATTCGACAATGGGTAAGCAATCCAAATACCTGGTACACCAAAAAGTTTCGGCATGATGTACAAGAATGGCAGTTGAATAAGCATGTTGCCGAGCATAACAAACATCGCTTTGCTGCCTTTATTGATCGCTTGGTAGTAAGCGCCCGCCACCACTAAAAAGCCGTCGAGAGCCAAAGCAAACATGTGTAGACGAATACCCAATACCGTATACTCCACTAGCTGAGTATTGCCTTTGTTGAATACGGATACAAATTGCGTTGGGAACAAGTTGAGCAGTATGACGAATACCACACCAACAGACACGGCACTGTACATCGCCACTTTCAACAATTTACGAATGTTCTCTTGATTACGAGCACCATGGTTATAGCTCACTAGTGGCTGCATACCATTCGCAATCCCTTCCGCTGTCAGGTAATAAACCGTGACGATATAGCCCAGAATCGCATAAGCACCAATCATCAGCTGATCACCGTACTGCGAAAACAGTGCATTATGCAGTGCCACCATCATTGAACCATATGCATACATAAAGAAACTTGACGTACCGATGGCAAAGATCTGAGGGATCACAGCGAACTTCAGCCTCAACTCACTCCAGCGCAGACGCAGCTTAGCTTTTGCTGAGAAGAAGTAAAATAAACCTAACCCTGTTACCACCAGTTGTGCGATTGCAGTCGCTAGCGCCGCTCCCATTAACTCCCAATCAAGCCAAGCAATAAACAGGTAATCTAACACGATGTTAATCAGCGCACCAATGACCATCAAGATTGTGGCCAGGTTTGGGCTATCATCATTACGAAGCAAAAATGGCATCGCAATTGAGCCCAACGTGAACGCACATGCGCCAATTAAGATATGAAGGTACTGAATACCGAGATCAAATACACGCCCTTCAGCCCCCTGCCAATAAAGAAATTCTTCCGCAAAGAAGAATAAGATCCCTGAAACAAATGGGGTCAGAGCAAACAACAAGACTAAGCCAGTCGCTAATATCTGCTTGGCGCCTTGCGTATCTTGCTCGCCTTGACGAATAGACACTAGCGCCCCTGTACCAACGCCCACCAGCATACCAATGCCGAGAATCGAGCCGATCACAGGCCACGCGACATTGATACCCGCTAGACCATCAGCGCCGACATAACGGCCAATAAAAATTCCATCAACGACTTGATATAAACCATTAACCAACATTGCCGCGACCGTTGGTATGGTATAACACCAAAATTGTTTATAGATTGAAGTTTGCATTCTTATCACCATTAGTTAGCAAGGCTAACTAAATAATTAAATTTAAGCTTTAAATGATTTTTCCAACAGCGATACCAATTGTTCGGCTTCTTTATCCGATAGTTTGGCGTTCATCGCTTGGGCAATTTCCTTATAAACAACTTGCTCTAGTGATAAATCCTGAATCACTTTTTCCGTCAACGTCACTCGCTTAGAACGTGCATCTTCGTTACAAGGTACTCGAAGCACTAAACCTTTCTTTTCTAAACGTGCCACCATGTTTGATGCCGATGGCTTGCTGACTTTCATCTCTTCCGCTAAGTCAGTAATCCTCATCCCTTCAGGTGAAGTTTGGATCACTCTAAGGTAATCGAACTCATTAAAGCTCAGTAGCGATAACGGATCTTCCTTGGCATAGACACGCCAAGCTTTAGAACAGAATCGCTCTAACTCAATCAAACTGTTCTCTAATGTCATCTGTGTCGCACTTTAGTTAGCAAGGCTAACTATTTTAGCCATAATCACATTTTAGGCAATAAAAAACCGCTAAGAGCAGCGGTTTTATTTCATTAAAGAGTGCTTACTGAGCCTTTTGCGCTTTGGCCTGTTTGGCTTTAGCCAAGTGCTCCGCTTTAACTTGATTGTAGATACGACTCAACTCAAGGAAAGAGTAACGGTGCTCAACATATTCAAACACGTTAAATGAAATAGCTAGCTTGTATAGAGAGATTGCACTCGCAAAGTCGCCTTCAGCTTGGTAACGCTTACCTAGGTAGAAGTAAGCTTCCGTTAGGCGCTGCGCCAATACCGTGTTATCTCTTGTGCCAGCAAGAATCGCTTTGAAGGCTTGCTCTTCAGTCACGTCACCTAAAGTGATCGCCACTAATACCCAACCCCATTGCTCATCACGCATCTGGTAGCGTTGCTCCAGCTCTTGGCGCGCTAACTCAGGCTCCTTTTCATGCTTAACAATATAAAGCCATAGCGCTCTAAACGGATCACTTGGATCTTGATCGTAATGCTTTTGCATATCTTCTAAAGCAAGATCGATACGATCACCGTAATACAAAGCGATTGCTCTATTACGAGCGGCATAAGTATTGTCTGGGGCTAATTCGAGGGTTGAATCAAACGCGTCATAAGCGGCATCAAACTCACCTACTTGGGTAAAGTAGACACCGAGTAAGTTAAACAGATCAGGCTGTGCAGGATTTAATGCCAGTGATTGGTTGTAGTCCAATCGAGCCAAATCACGCAGACCAACGCTGTCATAGTAATTACCGCGCTCATAAAGCATTTTTGCTCTAACATCATTCGATAAATCAGGGCGCGTCAACAGCTGAGATAAACGAGCAATCTGAACTTCTTGTTGCACACTAGCCTGCAAAGGAACAGCCATTGGTGGGTATAGCCATTGCGCACTGTCATTAGAGGTTGAGGCACAACCGGCCGTGACTAATAGCACAAGACTAATCGATGCTGTTCGAAACCATTTCACGTATAGGTACTCCTGTCACTGAGCAAAATCTCAGTCTATACACATTAAAAAAGGGAGCGTAATGCTCCCTTTATAACATGCTTTTAGCAAAATTGGCTAATTCACTCATTAGCCTACAATGGCTAAATTATGCGTCAGTTGCTGGCTTTTCTTCAGCTACTGCTTCTTCTGTCTTTTCTACCGCTTCTTTCATGCTTAGACGAACGCGGCCCTGACGGTCGATTTCAAGTACTTTAACTTGAACTTCTTGACCTTCAGCAAGGTAGTCAGACACTTTCTCAACGCGCTTGTCAGCGATTTGAGAGATGTGTACTAGACCATCTTTACCAGGAAGAATAGTAACGAATGCACCGAAGTCCGCTAGACGAGCCACTTTACCTGTGTAGATACGGCCCACTTCAACTTCTGCAGTGATCTCTTCGATACGACGGATTGCTTCTTGCGCAGCTGTACCTTCAGTTGCAGCAATCTTGATTGTACCATCGTCTTCGATTTCGATAGTTGTACCTGTCTCTTCAGTTAGAGCACGGATAACTGCACCACCTTTACCGATAACGTCTTTGATCTTCTCAGCGCTGATCTTCATTGTGTGAATGCGCGGAGCAAACTCAGAGATATCTTCACGAGCACCAGAGATAGCTTCATCCATTACAGATAGGATGTGCTTACGTGCACCTTGCGCTTGGTTAAGTGCAATTTGCATGATCTCTTTAGTGATACCTTCGATCTTGATATCCATCTGAAGTGCAGTGATACCGTCGTTAGTACCTGCTACTTTAAAGTCCATGTCACCTAGGTGGTCTTCGTCACCAAGGATGTCAGAAAGAACAACAAAGTCGTCGCCTTCTTTAACTAGACCCATTGCGATACCCGCAACAGAAGCTTTAATTGGAACACCTGCATCCATAAGTGCTAGAGAAGTACCACATACAGAAGCCATTGAAGAAGAACCGTTAGATTCTGTGATTTCTGATACTACACGTACTGTGTATGGGAACTCATCTACAGATGGCATTACAGCAGCAATACCACGCTTAGCAAGTTTACCGTGGCCGATTTCACGACGCTTAGGAGAACCTACAAAACCAGTTTCACCTACACAGTATGGAGGGAAGTTGTAGTGTAGTAGGAAGTGATCTTTACGCTCACCTGTTAGCTCGTCGATGATTTGAGCGTCGCGCTGCGTACCTAGAGTCGCAGTTACGATTGCCTGAGTTTCACCACGAGTGAATAGTGAAGAACCGTGAGTACGTGGAAGAACACCAGTACGTACGTCAAGCGCACGAACCATGTCTTTTTCACGACCATCGATACGTGGGTTACCAGCGATGATGCTACGACGAACAACTGTCTTCTCTAGATCGTGGAAGATAGTGTGAATTTCTTTCGTGTTTGCTTCTGGATCTTCAGCAAGTAGCACTTCATTTACTTCTGCAGCAATCGTGTGAATACGGTCGTAACGAGCCATCTTCTCAGTGATTTGGTAAGCTTCTACAAGCTTAGTTTCTGCTAGTTCAGCAATCTTAGCTACTAGTGCAGTGTTCTCTGCAGGAGCAACCCAATCCCAAGCTGGAGTTGCTACTTCAGCTGCGAATTCATTGATTGCAGAGATAACAACTTGCTGTTGGTCGTGGCCAAATACAACTGCAGAAAGCATTTCTTCTTCAGTTAGGTTGTCTGCTTCAGACTCAACCATAAGAACAGCGCCTTCAGTACCCGCTACAACTAGGTCAAGCTTAGACGTTGCTAGCTCAGTGTTGCTTGGGTTCAGAACTAGTTGACCATCGATATGGCCAACACGTGCTGCACCGATAGGACCGTTAAACGGAATACCAGAGATAGCAAGAGCAGCAGAAGTACCGATCATTGTTACCATGTCTGGTTGAACGTCTGGGTTTACTGACATTACTGTCGCGATAACCTGAACTTCGTTTTTGAATGCGTCTGGGAATAGAGGACGAATCGGACGGTCGATTAGACGAGCCGTTAGAGTTTCGCCTTCAGATGGACGACCTTCACGCTTGAAGAAGCCACCTGGGATTTTACCTGCCGCGTAAGTACGCTCTTGGTAGTTAACCGTTAGAGGGAAGAAGTCTTGACCTTCTACCGCTTCTTTCTTACCAAC includes the following:
- the secG gene encoding preprotein translocase subunit SecG; protein product: MFTVLLVIYLLAAVGVIGLVLIQQGKGADMGASFGAGASNTVFGASGSGNFLTRMTAIFATVFFILSLVLGNMSTHKTESQWVDPTQGQVIQQADDASEIPAPQGDEIPQ
- a CDS encoding GNAT family N-acetyltransferase, yielding MLIRTEAPADILAIDRLLKSIFETEAEANLVMKLRENGRRTLSLVACSDEGEVIGYVLFSPVTIAGSDLNWQGLAPLAVHQDYRNQGIAAELVKEGFASLLEFGYPACVVLGDPAYYGRFGFESSAKFNMHCQWEVPEGAFQAVALADGELDGHSGLIEYSPEFLEI
- the ubiT gene encoding ubiquinone anaerobic biosynthesis accessory factor UbiT — translated: MINKIRTQLVQNAASILRSPVHLLPQTVQKKALLEGLKTVFKEALEDGDFEFLEDKWLKVEVKDMQLSWLISYENEQIVVADHEVKEDVLFSGNLNDLVLIAGRKEDPDTLFFQRRLKIEGDTELGLEVKNLMDSVDLESLPKALQTLLNQLADFVQKGLQSPTTQKEVVNAYSN
- a CDS encoding sensor domain-containing protein, with translation MLSQQLQHWFTKITANSPFFFAILDNQHNYAMVNGRYCDIAGLTSTELVGMNDSQIMGQQFYDHLKPYYARAFKGESIEAEMTIGDLGLETSLHFNLSPIDSDGKIEHVIFHALDTSEKQILVRSLEESEGKFSTLTSLLPEGIFLLEGDCIISANPAALRLLGFESMQDILGESLSRLFVDEKTKTVFSDSFIEQLSETPLTCLTGPRCGFERKVQLLADSTMVLGSDSQLVLIQDAESGQVTLSSSQHEDAHLDSLTGLYNRFGFTKRLEQLIHNETPLIMLYLDIDNFKNINDSLGHHIGDKVIKEVSSRLKRLLPQQAVLGHLGGDEFGIILPEPDNNRMVEMLSERIISLINQPFDLHHFSKRLACSIGSVAYPGDGNDARILLQNADTAMYEAKDRGRNRLIKFNDQMNKEARMRLWLEIELQKALQQNGLEVWYQPKVNARDFSINGAEALIRWKHPVEGYISPGAFIPVAERAGLIEHLGRVVMRDVFATVKRWKLQGILPGRVAINLSPEQFGNPKLIDYMEKLLRTTELDPSCITFELTESAVMSDSEHTLQMLNAIKRLGFALSIDDFGTGYSSLSYLARFPIDELKIDRAFISDIDTLPKQITVIENIINLGKSLNLTVVAEGVETQQQATLLSNLNCNSIQGFHFYRPQPRQEVEELFAQNRRHKN
- the ubiU gene encoding ubiquinone anaerobic biosynthesis protein UbiU; this encodes MELLCPAGNLPALKTAIDCGADAVYIGFKDDTNARHFAGLNFTGKKLEKAVQYVHDNKKKIHVALNTFAHPNGFERWTEAVDRAAHSGVDALIVADIAVLEYAARKYPELELHLSVQASATNVAAIDFYKNNFNVKRVVLPRVLSIHQVKQLSRNITSDVELEVFAFGSLCIMSEGRCYLSSYMTGESPNTVGACSPAKYVRWQETDNGLESRLNDILIDRYSDGENAGYPTLCKGRFVTELDNQSKAYHALEEPTSLNTLSMLPDLFAANVASVKIEGRQRSPAYVEQVTRTWRAAIDRYLANPEGYHVEPAWDAALANVSEGTQTTLGAYHRKWQ
- a CDS encoding U32 family peptidase, yielding MKYALGPLLYFWPKQDVEDFYNQAKNSSADIIYLGESVCSKRREMKPGHWFEIAKELSSAGKQVVLSTMALLEAPSEVNVMKKYINNGDFAIEANDVSAIQLAYEHKVPFVVGPAINTYNAHTLNLFLKQGMTRWCMPVELSREWLGNVLNQCDELGIKNKFEVEVFSHGYLPLAYSARCFTARAENKAKDDCETCCIKYPTGIQVSSQEGQEVFNLNGIQTQSGYCYNLINDLPSMNGLVDVVRLSPLGIDTFSQMDKFRANEQGQSPATIESRQCNGYWHQLAGLEIKNI
- a CDS encoding MATE family efflux transporter, whose product is MQTSIYKQFWCYTIPTVAAMLVNGLYQVVDGIFIGRYVGADGLAGINVAWPVIGSILGIGMLVGVGTGALVSIRQGEQDTQGAKQILATGLVLLFALTPFVSGILFFFAEEFLYWQGAEGRVFDLGIQYLHILIGACAFTLGSIAMPFLLRNDDSPNLATILMVIGALINIVLDYLFIAWLDWELMGAALATAIAQLVVTGLGLFYFFSAKAKLRLRWSELRLKFAVIPQIFAIGTSSFFMYAYGSMMVALHNALFSQYGDQLMIGAYAILGYIVTVYYLTAEGIANGMQPLVSYNHGARNQENIRKLLKVAMYSAVSVGVVFVILLNLFPTQFVSVFNKGNTQLVEYTVLGIRLHMFALALDGFLVVAGAYYQAINKGSKAMFVMLGNMLIQLPFLYIMPKLFGVPGIWIAYPLSNIALSAVVIFMLMKDIRRFENKPAEQAIA
- a CDS encoding MarR family winged helix-turn-helix transcriptional regulator, producing the protein MTLENSLIELERFCSKAWRVYAKEDPLSLLSFNEFDYLRVIQTSPEGMRITDLAEEMKVSKPSASNMVARLEKKGLVLRVPCNEDARSKRVTLTEKVIQDLSLEQVVYKEIAQAMNAKLSDKEAEQLVSLLEKSFKA
- the nlpI gene encoding lipoprotein NlpI, yielding MKWFRTASISLVLLVTAGCASTSNDSAQWLYPPMAVPLQASVQQEVQIARLSQLLTRPDLSNDVRAKMLYERGNYYDSVGLRDLARLDYNQSLALNPAQPDLFNLLGVYFTQVGEFDAAYDAFDSTLELAPDNTYAARNRAIALYYGDRIDLALEDMQKHYDQDPSDPFRALWLYIVKHEKEPELARQELEQRYQMRDEQWGWVLVAITLGDVTEEQAFKAILAGTRDNTVLAQRLTEAYFYLGKRYQAEGDFASAISLYKLAISFNVFEYVEHRYSFLELSRIYNQVKAEHLAKAKQAKAQKAQ
- the pnp gene encoding polyribonucleotide nucleotidyltransferase yields the protein MFEKPVVKTFQYGNHTVTLETGVIARQATAAVMVTMDDTSVFVSVVGKKEAVEGQDFFPLTVNYQERTYAAGKIPGGFFKREGRPSEGETLTARLIDRPIRPLFPDAFKNEVQVIATVMSVNPDVQPDMVTMIGTSAALAISGIPFNGPIGAARVGHIDGQLVLNPSNTELATSKLDLVVAGTEGAVLMVESEADNLTEEEMLSAVVFGHDQQQVVISAINEFAAEVATPAWDWVAPAENTALVAKIAELAETKLVEAYQITEKMARYDRIHTIAAEVNEVLLAEDPEANTKEIHTIFHDLEKTVVRRSIIAGNPRIDGREKDMVRALDVRTGVLPRTHGSSLFTRGETQAIVTATLGTQRDAQIIDELTGERKDHFLLHYNFPPYCVGETGFVGSPKRREIGHGKLAKRGIAAVMPSVDEFPYTVRVVSEITESNGSSSMASVCGTSLALMDAGVPIKASVAGIAMGLVKEGDDFVVLSDILGDEDHLGDMDFKVAGTNDGITALQMDIKIEGITKEIMQIALNQAQGARKHILSVMDEAISGAREDISEFAPRIHTMKISAEKIKDVIGKGGAVIRALTEETGTTIEIEDDGTIKIAATEGTAAQEAIRRIEEITAEVEVGRIYTGKVARLADFGAFVTILPGKDGLVHISQIADKRVEKVSDYLAEGQEVQVKVLEIDRQGRVRLSMKEAVEKTEEAVAEEKPATDA